A section of the Paramisgurnus dabryanus chromosome 4, PD_genome_1.1, whole genome shotgun sequence genome encodes:
- the LOC135735504 gene encoding uncharacterized protein, with product MEPKRFTISITLVYVLFFAHQKVFGIEVKIRVKPGDNVTLYCDCVIPLGSHIFWMRNSSYGNQSSLLLSAEELFNENLPRFNFVPNSSSNSYDLHIKNISVDDEGIYYCAKAERNIATVHGMLEYQYGNRRTHLTVFDRLSTSTETPSPTPQYDHHLKMMPLWMPPVILCLVCVLICLCCLYRRKKKTDFGARMLTKSRHDEGEREVYYASLNRTSLQQKQLRDKRLSNSDFSTYSQLRIK from the exons ATGGAGCCGAAAAGATTTACCATCAGCATCACACTTGTGT aTGTTTTGTTCTTTGCACATCAGAAAGTCTTTGGGATAGAAGTAAAGATCAGAGTTAAACCAGGAGACAATGTCACTCTTTATTGTGATTGTGTCATACCACTTGGTTCACACATCTTTTGGATGAGAAACAGCTCATATGGAAATCAATCATCTCTTTTATTAAGTGCTGAAGAGTTGTTCAACGAGAACCTTCCTCGTTTTAATTTTGTGCCAAACAGCTCCAGTAACTCTTATGATCTACATATTAAGAACATCAGTGTGGATGATGAGGGGATCTATTACTGTGCAAAAGCAGAAAGAAATATTGCAACCGTACATGGCATGCTCGAGTATCAGTATGGAAACAGAAGAACTCATCTAACCGTTTTTG acagACTATCTACTTCTACTGAGACTCCCAGTCCCACTCCACAATATGACCACCACCTCAAAATGATGCCGTTATGGATGCCGCCGGTCATTCTGTGTCTTGTGTGTGTTCTCATCTGTCTATGCTGCCTTTATCgtagaaagaaaaaaacag ATTTTGGAGCTAGAATGCTGACTAAGAGCAGACATGATGAG GGAGAACGTGAAGTGTATTACGCCTCATTGAACAGGACTTCCCTACAACAAAAACAGCTGAGGGATAAGCGATTGTCAAATTCTGACTTTAGCACTTATTCTCAGCTCAGAATCAAATAA